One Amorphoplanes digitatis genomic window carries:
- a CDS encoding RNA polymerase sigma factor has protein sequence MSAGRAVAEAGAEARPRIVAALIRITGDWTLAEDCAQEALALALERWPRDGVPANPGGWLMTVARNRAIDVLRRATVERRKLEELARLSPAPEAAAGEGVVDDRLRLIFTCCHPALPLEARVALTLRTIAGVPTGDIARAFLVTESTMTRRLTRAKTRIADAGIPYRVPAGAALTERLPGVLAVLYLLFTRGYDADGEPAFAEEAIRLARLLDRLMPGDPEIRALLALFLLQHSRRAARRDDAGELRTLDRQDRSRWDHAAIAEALALLPATGGQYALQARIAACHVRDPADWPAIAALYDELARLLPSPVVALNRAVAHGYAHGPDAGLVLLAEARAGGALDGYPYAVAAEADLTARAGRADRAVVLFEQAAAAAHSEPERRALLARAEELTAR, from the coding sequence ATGAGCGCCGGGCGGGCGGTCGCCGAGGCGGGCGCGGAGGCGCGCCCGCGGATCGTCGCCGCGTTGATCCGGATCACCGGCGACTGGACCCTGGCGGAGGACTGCGCACAGGAGGCGCTGGCGCTCGCCCTGGAACGCTGGCCGCGGGACGGGGTGCCGGCGAACCCGGGCGGGTGGCTGATGACGGTCGCGCGCAACCGCGCGATCGACGTGCTGCGGCGCGCGACCGTCGAACGCCGCAAGCTCGAGGAGCTGGCGCGGCTGTCGCCCGCGCCCGAGGCGGCGGCGGGGGAGGGCGTGGTGGACGACCGGTTGCGGCTGATCTTCACCTGCTGCCATCCCGCGCTGCCGCTCGAGGCGCGGGTCGCGCTGACGCTGCGGACCATCGCCGGCGTGCCGACCGGCGACATCGCGCGGGCCTTCCTTGTCACCGAGTCCACCATGACCCGGCGGCTGACCCGGGCGAAGACGAGGATCGCCGACGCTGGCATCCCGTACCGGGTGCCGGCCGGCGCCGCGCTGACCGAGCGGCTGCCCGGCGTGCTTGCGGTGCTCTACCTGCTTTTCACCCGGGGCTACGACGCGGACGGCGAGCCCGCCTTCGCGGAGGAGGCGATCCGGCTCGCCCGGCTGCTGGACCGGCTCATGCCCGGCGATCCGGAGATCCGGGCGCTGCTGGCGCTGTTCCTGCTCCAGCACTCGCGCCGCGCCGCGCGGCGCGACGACGCGGGCGAGCTGCGCACGCTGGACCGGCAGGACCGGTCCCGCTGGGATCACGCGGCCATCGCCGAGGCGCTCGCGCTGCTGCCGGCCACGGGCGGCCAGTACGCGCTACAGGCGCGGATCGCCGCCTGCCACGTCCGCGACCCGGCCGACTGGCCGGCGATCGCCGCGCTCTACGACGAGCTGGCGCGGCTGCTGCCCTCGCCGGTGGTCGCGCTGAACCGGGCGGTGGCGCACGGGTACGCGCACGGCCCGGACGCCGGGCTCGTGCTGCTCGCCGAGGCCCGCGCCGGCGGCGCTCTGGACGGGTACCCGTACGCGGTGGCCGCCGAGGCCGACCTGACCGCACGCGCGGGCCGCGCCGACCGCGCCGTGGTCCTCTTCGAACAGGCGGCCGCGGCGGCACACTCCGAGCCGGAGCGGCGGGCCCTGCTCGCCCGCGCCGAGGAACTGACCGCACGGTGA
- a CDS encoding YciI family protein — protein MKYMMFVCTDTEPEADESQVPDIHAWVAENDAAGRRLQGNELASPAAATTVRVRGGELLLSDGPFAETKEVIVGFDILECADLDEAIEIARAHPMAWNGRVELRPFA, from the coding sequence ATGAAGTACATGATGTTCGTCTGCACCGACACCGAGCCGGAGGCCGACGAGTCCCAGGTGCCCGACATCCACGCGTGGGTGGCGGAGAACGACGCGGCGGGGCGCCGGTTGCAGGGCAACGAGCTCGCCTCGCCGGCCGCGGCCACCACGGTCCGGGTACGCGGCGGCGAACTGCTCCTCTCCGACGGGCCGTTCGCCGAGACCAAGGAGGTGATCGTGGGCTTCGACATCCTCGAGTGCGCCGACCTGGACGAGGCGATCGAGATCGCCCGGGCACACCCGATGGCCTGGAACGGCCGCGTCGAGCTGCGCCCGTTCGCGTGA
- the ahcY gene encoding adenosylhomocysteinase, which yields MSDRLQRINGLDFAVADLSLAGFGRHQMRLAEHEMPGLMAIRAEYAQAQPLRGARIAGSLHMTIQTAVLIETLVALGAQVRWVSCNIFSTQDEAAAAIVVGPEGTVEAPTGTPVFAWKGETLEEYWWCTEQLFDFGDGLGPNMILDDGGDATLLVHKGVEFEKAGAVPATTAEDNHEYTIILDTLRRSLASDSGRFTKIAAEIRGVTEETTTGVARLYKFAKTGELLFPAINVNDAVTKSKFDNKYGIRHSLVDGLNRATDVMLGGKLAVVCGYGDVGKGSAETLRGQGARVVVTEIDPICALQAAMDGMQVVRLEDVVSQADIFITTTGGTDIITVDHMAKMKHNAIVGNVGHFDDEIDMAGLAKVEGIKKVEVKPQVHEWHFPDGHAILVLSEGRLMNLGNATGHPSFVMSNSFSNQVIAQIELWVKPGEYEKQVYVLPKHLDEKVARLHLDALGVRLTELTKRQAEYLGVAVEGPFKPDHYRY from the coding sequence ATGTCCGATCGACTTCAGCGGATCAACGGTCTCGACTTCGCCGTCGCCGACCTGTCCCTGGCCGGCTTCGGCCGGCACCAGATGCGCCTCGCCGAGCACGAGATGCCGGGCCTCATGGCCATCCGCGCCGAGTACGCGCAGGCTCAGCCGCTGCGCGGCGCGCGCATCGCCGGCTCGCTGCACATGACCATCCAGACCGCCGTGCTGATCGAGACGCTCGTCGCGCTCGGCGCGCAGGTGCGCTGGGTCTCCTGCAACATCTTCTCGACGCAGGACGAGGCCGCCGCGGCGATCGTCGTCGGCCCCGAGGGCACGGTCGAGGCGCCCACCGGCACCCCGGTCTTCGCCTGGAAGGGCGAGACGCTCGAGGAGTACTGGTGGTGCACCGAGCAGCTGTTCGACTTCGGTGACGGCCTCGGCCCGAACATGATCCTGGACGACGGCGGCGACGCCACCCTGCTGGTGCACAAGGGCGTCGAGTTCGAGAAGGCCGGCGCGGTCCCCGCGACGACCGCCGAGGACAACCACGAATACACGATCATCCTCGACACGCTGCGCCGCAGCCTGGCCTCGGACAGCGGGCGCTTCACCAAGATCGCCGCCGAGATCCGCGGCGTCACCGAGGAGACCACCACGGGCGTGGCCCGGCTCTACAAGTTCGCCAAGACCGGCGAGCTGCTCTTCCCGGCGATCAACGTCAACGACGCGGTCACCAAGAGCAAGTTCGACAACAAGTACGGCATCCGCCACTCGCTCGTCGACGGCCTCAACCGCGCCACCGACGTCATGCTGGGCGGCAAGCTCGCCGTGGTCTGCGGCTACGGCGACGTCGGCAAGGGCTCGGCCGAGACGCTGCGCGGCCAGGGCGCCCGCGTCGTGGTGACCGAGATCGACCCGATCTGCGCGTTGCAGGCGGCGATGGACGGCATGCAGGTCGTGCGGCTCGAGGACGTGGTCTCCCAGGCCGACATTTTCATCACCACCACCGGCGGCACGGACATCATCACCGTCGACCACATGGCCAAGATGAAGCACAACGCGATCGTCGGCAACGTCGGCCACTTCGACGACGAGATCGACATGGCCGGGCTGGCCAAGGTCGAGGGCATCAAGAAGGTCGAGGTCAAGCCGCAGGTGCACGAGTGGCACTTCCCGGACGGGCACGCGATCCTCGTGCTCTCCGAGGGCCGCCTGATGAACCTGGGCAACGCCACCGGGCACCCGAGCTTCGTGATGTCCAACTCGTTCAGCAACCAGGTCATCGCGCAGATCGAGCTCTGGGTCAAGCCGGGCGAGTACGAGAAGCAGGTCTACGTGCTCCCGAAGCACCTGGACGAGAAGGTGGCCCGCCTGCACCTCGACGCGCTGGGCGTGCGGCTGACCGAGCTGACCAAGCGGCAGGCCGAGTACCTCGGCGTCGCGGTCGAGGGCCCGTTCAAGCCGGACCACTACCGCTACTGA
- a CDS encoding aspartate/glutamate racemase family protein has product MTTIGFLHTAEAHVPTFRGLVAELAPGVRDLHVVDERLLADAAAPGVDSRIAERLRSLADSGADLVVCTCSTIGGQTERVGAGVPVLRLDRPMAEAAVAIGGRIAVVATVESTLAPTRALLLECAAGPVEIVDAPCLDAWALFAAGDLAGYARRVAAHCRGLTADVIVLAQASMAPAADLLADLPTPVLTSPRTAVLRAAAALKDPGHPGSG; this is encoded by the coding sequence GTGACCACCATCGGGTTCCTGCACACCGCCGAAGCGCACGTGCCCACCTTCCGCGGCCTGGTCGCGGAGCTGGCGCCGGGCGTGCGCGACCTGCATGTCGTCGACGAGCGGCTGCTGGCCGACGCCGCGGCGCCCGGCGTCGATTCCCGGATCGCCGAGCGGCTGCGCTCGCTTGCCGACTCCGGGGCGGACCTGGTGGTGTGCACGTGCTCGACGATCGGCGGGCAGACGGAACGGGTCGGCGCCGGGGTGCCGGTGCTGCGGCTGGACCGCCCGATGGCCGAGGCGGCCGTCGCGATCGGCGGGCGCATCGCCGTTGTCGCCACGGTGGAGTCGACGCTCGCGCCGACCCGCGCGCTCCTGCTGGAGTGCGCGGCGGGCCCGGTGGAGATCGTGGACGCGCCCTGCCTGGACGCCTGGGCGCTCTTCGCGGCCGGCGACCTGGCGGGCTACGCGCGGCGGGTGGCGGCGCACTGCCGCGGCCTCACCGCGGACGTGATCGTCCTGGCGCAGGCCAGCATGGCGCCCGCGGCCGATCTCCTTGCCGACCTGCCGACACCGGTCCTGACCAGCCCGCGGACGGCGGTCCTGCGCGCGGCGGCGGCACTGAAAGACCCAGGTCACCCGGGTTCCGGGTGA
- a CDS encoding L-fucose/L-arabinose isomerase family protein: MIELLPERRRRRTRIGLVAGGLGTYWPQFPGLLPQLQESARYVSQRLKDMDAEVTDVGFISDAQEGAAAAEELRRADCDLIVLFLTTYLTASMVLPIARRANTPVLVIDLQPTEKMDHASFDTGAWLAYCGQCPVPEMGNTFRRAGIEFRSVSGWLRQESAWRRIGRWIRAAHVRAALRHARHGLMGHLYPGMLDVSTDLTLLPATFGSHVEVLEFDDLRQRVEKVTEPEIKARVDLAREVFTLDETVREEDFAWGATVSVALDRLVEDFELDSLAYYHRGLDGEQHERLAAGMILGASLLTARGIPASGEYELRTTVAQLATQAAGAGGTFCELQALNFEDDVVEMGHDGPAHLALGARDPLLRGLGVFHGKRGWGVSVEADVRPGPVTLLGLGQDRDGSLSFIAAEGAVVPGPLLAIGNTTSRVDFGRDPGEWVDDWSASGVGHHWSLSLDHRAADYRAAASLLGIEFRQV; encoded by the coding sequence ATGATCGAACTATTACCCGAGCGGAGGCGCCGCCGTACCCGCATCGGCCTGGTCGCCGGCGGGCTCGGCACGTACTGGCCGCAGTTCCCCGGCCTGTTGCCGCAGTTGCAGGAGTCCGCCCGCTACGTCTCGCAGCGGCTGAAGGACATGGACGCCGAGGTGACCGACGTCGGCTTCATCTCGGACGCGCAGGAGGGCGCGGCCGCGGCCGAGGAGCTGCGGCGGGCGGACTGCGACCTCATCGTGCTGTTCCTGACGACGTACCTGACCGCGTCGATGGTGCTGCCGATCGCCCGGCGGGCGAACACGCCGGTGCTGGTCATCGACCTGCAACCGACCGAGAAGATGGATCACGCGTCGTTCGACACCGGCGCCTGGCTGGCGTACTGCGGGCAGTGCCCGGTGCCCGAGATGGGCAACACGTTCCGCCGGGCCGGCATCGAATTCCGGTCGGTCTCCGGCTGGCTGCGGCAGGAGTCGGCCTGGCGGCGGATCGGGCGGTGGATCCGCGCCGCGCACGTCCGCGCGGCGCTGCGGCACGCGCGGCACGGCCTCATGGGCCACCTGTACCCGGGGATGCTCGACGTCTCGACCGACCTGACGCTGCTGCCGGCGACGTTCGGCTCGCACGTCGAGGTGCTCGAGTTCGACGACCTGCGGCAGCGGGTCGAGAAGGTCACCGAACCGGAGATCAAGGCGCGGGTTGACCTGGCCCGGGAGGTCTTCACCCTCGACGAGACGGTGCGGGAGGAGGACTTCGCCTGGGGCGCGACGGTCTCGGTGGCGCTGGACCGGCTGGTGGAGGACTTCGAGCTGGACAGCCTCGCCTACTACCACCGCGGGCTCGACGGCGAGCAGCACGAGCGGCTCGCCGCGGGGATGATCCTCGGGGCGTCGCTGCTCACCGCCCGGGGCATACCGGCCTCCGGCGAGTACGAGCTGCGTACGACGGTGGCGCAGCTGGCGACGCAGGCCGCCGGGGCCGGTGGCACGTTCTGCGAGCTCCAGGCGCTGAACTTCGAGGACGACGTGGTGGAGATGGGCCACGACGGCCCGGCGCACCTGGCGCTCGGCGCCCGGGACCCGCTGCTGCGCGGCCTCGGCGTCTTCCACGGCAAGCGCGGCTGGGGCGTCAGCGTCGAGGCCGACGTGCGGCCCGGCCCGGTCACGCTGCTGGGGCTCGGCCAGGACCGGGACGGCTCGCTGTCGTTCATCGCCGCCGAGGGCGCGGTCGTGCCGGGGCCGCTGCTGGCGATCGGCAACACGACGAGCCGGGTCGACTTCGGCCGCGACCCGGGCGAGTGGGTGGACGACTGGAGCGCCTCCGGGGTCGGCCACCACTGGTCGCTGTCGCTGGACCACCGCGCGGCGGACTACCGGGCGGCCGCGAGCCTGCTGGGCATCGAGTTCCGCCAGGTCTGA
- a CDS encoding LutC/YkgG family protein, translated as MSGRDVVLGRIRAALGDGAANAAAEIPRGYSRGGGPADLDLLVRRLEDYKAVVHRGVAIAKTVAGLAPGPLIVPPGIDPAWLPASVEVLPDDGLSADTLAVAGGVLTAATVAVAETGTIVLDGSPDQGRRIISLLPDLHICVVRADQVVASVPEALARLDPRRPLTWISGPSATSDIELNRVEGVHGPRRLHVILTEAGK; from the coding sequence ATGAGCGGCCGGGATGTCGTGCTGGGGCGGATCCGGGCCGCGCTCGGTGACGGCGCGGCGAACGCGGCGGCCGAGATACCGCGCGGGTACTCCCGCGGCGGGGGCCCGGCCGACCTCGACCTGCTCGTGCGCCGGCTGGAGGACTACAAGGCCGTCGTGCACCGCGGCGTCGCGATCGCGAAGACCGTGGCCGGCCTGGCGCCCGGGCCGCTGATCGTGCCGCCCGGCATCGACCCCGCCTGGCTGCCCGCCTCGGTCGAGGTGCTGCCCGACGACGGCCTGAGCGCGGACACGCTGGCGGTCGCCGGCGGCGTGCTCACCGCCGCCACCGTCGCCGTCGCCGAGACCGGCACGATCGTCCTGGACGGCTCGCCCGACCAGGGCCGCCGGATCATCTCGCTCCTGCCCGACCTGCACATCTGCGTGGTCCGCGCGGACCAGGTGGTGGCCTCGGTGCCGGAAGCCTTAGCCCGGCTCGACCCGCGCCGGCCGCTCACCTGGATCAGCGGCCCGTCCGCGACCAGCGACATCGAACTCAACCGCGTCGAGGGCGTACACGGCCCGCGCCGCCTGCACGTCATCCTCACGGAGGCCGGCAAATGA
- a CDS encoding LutB/LldF family L-lactate oxidation iron-sulfur protein: protein MTTFLGMPATAPRGVGNLRGEEPFPAAARKALGNEQLRRNLGHATATIRAKSGAVIAELPDWQELRSAGSALKADTMARLPELLLQLEENVTRAGGVVHWAADANEANRIVTELVRATGHDRVIKVKSMATQEIGLNEALEAAGIEAVETDLAELIVQLGHDRPSHILVPAIHRNRAEIREIFLREMPGVDPALTDEPAVLAAAARRYLRETFLRTRVAVSGANFAIAETGTLVVLESEGNGRMCLTLPETLITVMGVEKLVPTWRDLEVFLQLLPRASTGERMNPYTSMWTGVTPGDGPQSFHLVLLDNGRSAVLADEVGRQALHCIRCSACLNVCPVYERTGGHAYGSVYPGPIGAVLSPQLTGVEDNASLPYASSLCGACFDACPVKIDIPSILVHLRGEHVRARRRPTPESIAMAAAAYTMDHPRLFAAAQHAARLSRFAGRRLPRPFNGWTASRDLPPPPPETFRDWWAKR from the coding sequence ATGACCACCTTCCTGGGCATGCCGGCAACGGCGCCGCGCGGCGTCGGGAACCTGCGCGGCGAGGAGCCGTTCCCGGCGGCCGCCCGCAAGGCGCTGGGCAACGAACAGCTGCGCCGCAACCTCGGGCATGCCACCGCCACGATCCGCGCGAAGTCCGGCGCGGTCATCGCCGAGCTGCCCGACTGGCAGGAGCTGCGCTCGGCCGGGTCGGCCCTGAAGGCGGACACCATGGCCCGGCTGCCGGAGCTGCTGCTCCAACTGGAGGAGAACGTCACCCGGGCCGGCGGGGTCGTGCACTGGGCCGCGGACGCCAACGAGGCCAACCGGATCGTCACCGAGCTGGTCCGGGCCACCGGCCACGACCGGGTCATCAAGGTCAAGTCGATGGCGACCCAGGAGATCGGGCTCAACGAGGCGCTGGAGGCGGCCGGGATCGAGGCGGTCGAGACGGACCTGGCCGAGCTGATCGTCCAGCTCGGACACGACCGGCCCAGCCACATCCTGGTGCCGGCGATCCACCGCAACCGCGCCGAGATCCGTGAGATCTTCCTGCGCGAGATGCCGGGCGTCGACCCGGCGCTCACCGACGAACCGGCGGTGCTGGCCGCGGCCGCCCGGCGCTACCTGCGCGAGACGTTCCTGCGCACCCGGGTCGCGGTGTCCGGCGCGAACTTCGCGATCGCCGAGACCGGGACGCTTGTGGTGCTGGAGTCGGAGGGCAACGGGCGGATGTGCCTGACCCTGCCCGAGACCCTGATCACCGTGATGGGCGTCGAGAAGCTCGTGCCGACCTGGCGGGACCTCGAGGTCTTCCTCCAGCTGCTGCCGCGGGCGTCGACCGGCGAGCGGATGAACCCGTACACGTCGATGTGGACCGGGGTGACGCCCGGCGACGGGCCGCAGAGCTTCCACCTCGTGCTGCTCGACAACGGTCGCAGCGCGGTGCTCGCCGACGAGGTCGGGCGGCAGGCGCTGCACTGCATCCGGTGCTCGGCCTGCCTGAACGTCTGCCCGGTGTACGAGCGGACCGGCGGGCACGCGTACGGGTCGGTGTATCCGGGTCCGATCGGCGCGGTGCTGTCGCCGCAGCTCACCGGGGTGGAGGACAACGCCTCCCTGCCGTACGCGTCGTCGCTCTGCGGTGCCTGCTTCGACGCCTGCCCGGTGAAGATCGACATCCCGTCGATCCTGGTGCATCTGCGCGGCGAGCACGTGCGGGCGAGGCGGCGGCCGACGCCGGAGTCAATCGCGATGGCCGCCGCGGCGTACACGATGGACCACCCGCGGCTGTTCGCGGCCGCGCAGCATGCCGCGCGGCTCAGCCGATTCGCCGGCCGGCGCCTGCCACGGCCGTTCAACGGCTGGACCGCGAGCCGGGACCTGCCACCGCCACCACCGGAGACCTTCCGCGACTGGTGGGCCAAGCGATGA
- a CDS encoding (Fe-S)-binding protein, translated as MRIALFVTCLADTMFPAAAKATVRLLERLGHEVVFPAGQTCCGQMHINTGYSRDALPLVRRHVRTFAPYDVVVAPSGSCVGSVRHQHAALARSAGDGGLAARAEEVAARTYELSELLVDVLGVTDVGAYYPHRVTYHPTCHSLRMLRVGDRPLRLLRGVRGLELVELPAAEQCCGFGGTFALKNADTSAAMLADKMRHVLDTGAEVCAAGDSSCLMHIGGGLSRLGAEVRTVHLAEILAATEEP; from the coding sequence ATGCGCATCGCCTTGTTCGTGACCTGCCTGGCGGACACGATGTTCCCGGCCGCGGCCAAGGCGACCGTGCGCCTGCTGGAGCGCCTCGGCCACGAGGTGGTCTTCCCGGCCGGGCAGACGTGCTGCGGGCAGATGCACATCAACACCGGATACTCCCGCGACGCGCTGCCGCTGGTCCGGCGGCACGTGCGGACCTTCGCACCGTACGACGTGGTGGTCGCGCCCTCCGGGTCGTGTGTCGGCTCGGTGCGGCACCAGCACGCGGCGCTGGCCCGGTCCGCGGGCGACGGCGGGCTGGCGGCCCGCGCCGAGGAGGTCGCCGCGCGGACCTACGAGCTGTCCGAGCTGCTCGTCGACGTGCTCGGGGTCACCGACGTCGGCGCGTACTACCCGCACCGCGTCACGTACCACCCGACCTGTCATTCGCTGCGGATGCTCCGGGTCGGCGACCGGCCGCTGCGGCTGCTGCGCGGCGTGCGCGGGCTGGAGCTGGTCGAGCTGCCCGCGGCCGAGCAGTGCTGCGGCTTCGGCGGCACGTTCGCGCTGAAGAACGCGGACACCTCGGCCGCCATGCTCGCCGACAAGATGCGGCACGTGCTCGACACCGGCGCGGAGGTCTGCGCCGCCGGCGACTCGTCCTGCCTGATGCACATCGGCGGCGGGCTGTCCCGGCTCGGCGCCGAGGTCCGGACGGTGCACCTCGCGGAGATCCTCGCGGCTACGGAGGAACCATGA